Proteins encoded together in one Paracoccus sp. SMMA_5_TC window:
- a CDS encoding adenine phosphoribosyltransferase: MDKRPRDSRNVRDYIRTIVDFPHEGILFRDVTTLFADARGFRMAVDQLLTPYAGEPIDKVVGLEARGFILGGAVAHQLSVGFVPIRKKGKLPGTVLSEAYTLEYGEAVMEIHDDALRPDERVLIVDDLLATGGTCVAAINLCQRLGATVTGCAFVIDLPDLGGRALLEGMGHDVHVLTSFDGS, from the coding sequence ATGGACAAGCGCCCCCGCGACAGCCGCAACGTGCGCGACTATATCCGCACCATCGTGGATTTCCCGCACGAAGGCATCCTGTTTCGCGATGTCACCACCCTGTTTGCCGACGCGCGCGGCTTTCGCATGGCGGTGGACCAGTTGCTGACCCCCTATGCCGGCGAGCCGATCGACAAGGTGGTGGGGCTTGAGGCGCGCGGCTTCATCCTGGGGGGCGCGGTCGCGCATCAGCTTTCCGTGGGCTTCGTGCCGATCCGCAAGAAAGGCAAGCTGCCCGGCACCGTCCTGTCCGAGGCCTATACCCTCGAATACGGCGAAGCGGTAATGGAAATTCACGACGACGCCCTGCGCCCCGACGAAAGGGTGCTGATCGTCGACGACCTGCTGGCCACCGGCGGCACTTGCGTCGCCGCGATCAACCTGTGCCAGCGCCTGGGCGCAACCGTCACCGGTTGCGCCTTTGTCATCGACCTGCCCGATCTGGGCGGGCGCGCCTTGCTTGAGGGCATGGGCCATGACGTTCACGTGCTGACCAGCTTTGACGGCAGCTGA
- the ispH gene encoding 4-hydroxy-3-methylbut-2-enyl diphosphate reductase, whose amino-acid sequence MTQKPALTLYLAAPRGFCAGVDRAIKIVEMALQKWGPPVYVRHEIVHNKFVVDGLRAKGAVFVEELSECPDDRPVIFSAHGVPKSVPAEARRRDMVYVDATCPLVSKVHVEAERHHAEGLQMVMIGHAGHPEVLGTMGQLPEGEVILVETVEDVATVRPRDPQRLAFITQTTLSVDDTAAIVAALQARFPAIVGPAKEDICYATTNRQGAVKAMAPLIDALLVIGAPNSSNSRRLVEVGRAAGCAYAQLVMRADQIDWRAITGARAVGVTAGASAPEVLVDEVIAAFRDRYEVTLELVETARENVEFKVPRVLREA is encoded by the coding sequence ATGACCCAGAAACCCGCACTGACCCTGTATCTGGCCGCGCCGCGCGGCTTTTGCGCCGGAGTGGACCGCGCCATCAAGATCGTCGAAATGGCGCTGCAGAAATGGGGCCCGCCGGTCTATGTCCGGCACGAGATCGTCCACAACAAGTTCGTGGTCGACGGTCTGCGCGCCAAGGGGGCCGTCTTTGTCGAGGAACTGTCCGAATGTCCCGATGACCGGCCGGTGATCTTTTCGGCCCATGGCGTGCCAAAATCGGTCCCGGCCGAGGCGCGCCGCCGCGACATGGTCTATGTCGACGCCACCTGCCCCCTGGTCAGCAAGGTGCATGTCGAGGCCGAACGTCACCATGCCGAGGGGTTGCAGATGGTGATGATCGGCCATGCCGGCCACCCAGAGGTGCTGGGCACCATGGGCCAGCTGCCCGAGGGCGAGGTGATCCTGGTCGAAACCGTCGAAGATGTCGCCACGGTCCGGCCCCGCGACCCGCAACGGCTGGCCTTCATCACCCAGACCACGCTGTCGGTCGATGACACCGCCGCCATCGTCGCGGCCTTGCAAGCGCGCTTTCCCGCCATCGTCGGCCCGGCCAAGGAAGATATCTGCTATGCCACCACCAACCGCCAGGGCGCGGTCAAGGCGATGGCGCCGCTGATCGACGCGCTGCTGGTGATCGGTGCGCCGAACAGTTCCAATTCGCGCCGGTTGGTCGAGGTGGGGCGCGCCGCCGGCTGCGCCTATGCGCAACTGGTGATGCGTGCCGATCAGATCGACTGGCGCGCCATCACGGGCGCGCGCGCCGTCGGCGTCACCGCCGGCGCATCGGCCCCCGAGGTGCTGGTGGACGAGGTGATCGCCGCCTTCCGCGACCGCTACGAGGTGACGTTGGAGCTGGTGGAAACCGCGCGCGAGAATGTCGAATTCAAGGTGCCGCGCGTCCTGCGCGAGGCCTGA
- a CDS encoding glutathione S-transferase family protein, giving the protein MKLWSMPSSGNSYKVRLLLALLGRDCEIVDVEYQTPALEKAHAEGRLPFGKAPVLELDDGQLLPESNAILCYLGEGTRLVPADPADRARMLAWMFWEQNQHEAVIAVRGALLTYPHRRAQATPERLAELLTRGHQLLQIMENRLRDHDWLVGDAISLADVCLYGYTHSAERLGGYDLGRYPGITAWLARIAAQPGYRGLGQ; this is encoded by the coding sequence ATGAAACTGTGGTCCATGCCCTCGTCGGGGAACAGCTACAAGGTGCGGCTGCTGCTGGCGCTGCTGGGTCGCGATTGCGAGATCGTTGATGTCGAATACCAGACACCGGCCCTGGAAAAGGCCCATGCCGAAGGCCGGCTGCCTTTTGGCAAGGCGCCGGTCCTTGAACTGGACGACGGTCAACTGTTGCCGGAATCGAACGCCATCCTGTGTTACCTGGGCGAAGGCACGCGCCTGGTGCCGGCCGATCCGGCGGACCGCGCGCGGATGCTGGCCTGGATGTTCTGGGAACAGAACCAGCACGAGGCAGTCATTGCCGTGCGCGGCGCGCTGCTGACCTATCCCCATCGTCGCGCGCAGGCCACGCCCGAGCGGCTGGCAGAGCTGCTGACCCGCGGGCATCAGCTTTTGCAGATCATGGAAAACCGGCTGCGCGATCACGACTGGCTGGTGGGCGATGCGATCAGCCTGGCCGATGTCTGCCTGTATGGCTATACCCACAGCGCCGAACGGCTGGGTGGTTACGACCTGGGGCGCTATCCCGGCATCACGGCCTGGCTGGCACGGATCGCGGCGCAGCCCGGCTATCGCGGGTTGGGGCAATGA
- the rnhA gene encoding ribonuclease HI, producing the protein MTALFAWTDGACSGNPGPGGWGVLMRAMDGATVLKERELQGGEPETTNNRMELMAAIAALETLTRPSEITITTDSAYVKNGVTQWIHGWKRNGWRTADRKPVKNAELWQRLDAAQARHKVRWEWIKGHAGHPENERADALARAGMAPFKPQKAAP; encoded by the coding sequence GTGACGGCGCTGTTTGCCTGGACCGATGGCGCCTGCAGCGGCAACCCCGGCCCCGGCGGCTGGGGGGTGCTGATGCGGGCCATGGACGGCGCCACCGTCCTGAAGGAACGCGAATTGCAGGGCGGCGAGCCCGAGACCACCAACAACCGTATGGAATTGATGGCCGCCATCGCCGCGCTGGAAACCCTGACCCGGCCCAGCGAGATCACCATCACCACCGACAGCGCCTATGTGAAAAACGGCGTGACCCAGTGGATCCACGGCTGGAAGCGCAACGGCTGGCGCACCGCCGACCGCAAGCCGGTCAAGAACGCCGAGCTGTGGCAACGGCTGGATGCCGCGCAGGCGCGTCACAAGGTGCGCTGGGAATGGATCAAGGGTCACGCGGGCCACCCGGAAAACGAACGCGCCGATGCGCTGGCCCGGGCAGGCATGGCCCCGTTCAAGCCCCAGAAGGCGGCGCCATGA
- a CDS encoding trimeric intracellular cation channel family protein, whose translation MSLEVLIAVLDHASVLVFALTGALVASRGQLDVVGFIFFATLTGVGGGTLRDLVLGRTPVFWVDRPELILLTSGAAIVVFFSAHLLESRYRAIVWLDAFALAVAVPAGVGVALEAGASPVVTVMMGVMTGTFGGLMRDVVGNEVPMVLRQGELYITATFGGAVAALTLLWLGTGRGWSLIGCALVVLALRAGSMWLGWRLPVYKARPPRN comes from the coding sequence ATGAGCCTCGAGGTGCTGATCGCGGTGCTGGATCATGCCAGCGTTCTGGTCTTTGCCCTGACCGGGGCGCTGGTAGCCAGCCGGGGGCAGCTGGATGTGGTCGGCTTTATCTTTTTCGCCACGCTGACCGGGGTCGGCGGCGGCACGCTGCGCGACCTGGTGCTGGGGCGCACGCCGGTGTTCTGGGTCGATCGGCCGGAACTGATCCTGCTGACATCGGGCGCCGCGATTGTCGTGTTCTTTAGCGCGCATCTGCTGGAAAGCCGCTATCGCGCCATTGTCTGGCTGGACGCCTTTGCGCTGGCGGTGGCGGTTCCCGCGGGTGTCGGCGTCGCGCTGGAGGCAGGCGCCAGCCCTGTGGTCACGGTGATGATGGGGGTGATGACCGGCACCTTTGGCGGGTTGATGCGCGATGTCGTGGGCAACGAGGTGCCGATGGTGCTGCGGCAGGGCGAACTTTACATCACCGCCACCTTCGGCGGGGCGGTGGCGGCGCTGACGCTGTTGTGGCTGGGAACGGGTCGGGGCTGGTCGCTGATCGGCTGCGCGCTGGTGGTGCTGGCACTGCGCGCGGGCAGCATGTGGCTGGGCTGGCGCCTGCCCGTCTACAAGGCCCGGCCGCCGCGCAACTAG
- a CDS encoding VOC family protein, with amino-acid sequence MQIDYIEFSSPDLQATKALFAQAFGWNFNDYGPEYQELADAGLAGGVAAAPLAPPVVILKSDNLEQALAQVQAAGGTITLPIFDFPGGRRFQFREPGGTEMAIWSEA; translated from the coding sequence ATGCAGATTGATTACATCGAATTCAGTTCGCCGGACCTGCAGGCAACCAAAGCGCTTTTCGCCCAGGCTTTCGGCTGGAATTTCAATGACTATGGGCCGGAATATCAGGAACTTGCCGATGCCGGCCTGGCGGGCGGGGTGGCGGCAGCGCCGCTGGCCCCGCCCGTGGTCATCCTGAAATCGGACAATCTTGAACAGGCCCTGGCCCAGGTGCAGGCAGCGGGCGGAACCATCACCCTGCCGATCTTTGATTTCCCCGGCGGCCGGCGGTTCCAGTTCCGCGAACCTGGCGGCACCGAAATGGCGATCTGGTCCGAGGCCTAG
- a CDS encoding group III truncated hemoglobin — MIPPRFDITPEQIDRVVAVFYAAIRRHEVLGPVFAAHVADWPAHEAKIAGFWRNAILYERGYDGNPMQVHMRAGDVRADHFAPWLMLFDETLRRELPADSARAWSALAHRIGAGLRMGVEDLRERRRGPPVLR, encoded by the coding sequence ATGATCCCGCCGCGCTTCGATATCACGCCTGAACAGATCGACCGCGTCGTCGCGGTGTTTTATGCCGCCATCCGCCGGCACGAGGTGCTGGGCCCGGTCTTTGCCGCCCATGTCGCCGATTGGCCCGCGCATGAGGCCAAGATCGCCGGTTTCTGGCGCAATGCGATCCTTTATGAGCGCGGATATGACGGCAATCCGATGCAGGTGCACATGCGGGCCGGCGATGTCAGGGCCGATCATTTCGCCCCCTGGCTGATGCTGTTCGACGAAACCCTGCGTCGGGAGTTGCCCGCAGACAGCGCCCGCGCCTGGTCCGCGCTGGCGCATCGTATCGGTGCGGGTCTACGCATGGGGGTCGAGGATCTGCGCGAGCGTCGCCGTGGCCCGCCGGTCTTGCGCTGA
- the ileS gene encoding isoleucine--tRNA ligase — MSDTTAAVPDYRDTVFLPQTDFPMRAALPQREPEWLARWERIGIYDRLRERAEGRSPFILHDGPPYANGNLHIGHALNKTIKDIIVRSHQMMGRDARYVPGWDCHGLPIEWKIEEKYRKDGRDKDAVDVVEFRQECRRFAAEWVDIQRQEFKRLGVTGKWDAPYLTMDYHAEAVIAAEFMKLLMNGALYQGSKPVMWSPVEKTALAEAEVEYHDHTSHTIWVRFRPLSGLDGASVVIWTTTPWTIPQNRAVAYNPQIAYSIYRVIELAEGATARADELLVLADALAESVMGAAKVTRFERLRPVPADELAGLVLAHPLRGVEGAAGEWDYDVPMLPGDHVTEDAGTGFVHTAPSHGDDDYQLGLKFGLPMTYNVEPDGSYRADLPLFGGQAIIGPDGKEGPANVSVIKQLAYAGALLAKGKIKHSYPHSWRSKAPLIYRNTPQWFASIDKPLNDGMGQYGDSIRSRALNSIDKLVKWWPQSGRNRIHAMVENRPDWVLSRQRAWGVPLTCFVKRGTRPGDADFLLRDQRVNDRIIAAFEAEGADVWYRDGFKAQVLDGIADPDAYDQVMDVLDVWFDSGSTHAFVLRDRADGAPDGIADLYLEGTDQHRGWFQSSLLQGCATKGRAPYRNVVTHGFTLDEKGMKMSKSLGNTIVPAQVIEQYGADILRLWVAQTDYTADQRIGPEILKGTADSYRRLRNTLRFILGNLAGFAESERVEPAQMPELEQWVLHRLAQIDQQLRAGYAGFDFQGVFQTVFQFATVDLSAFYFDIRKDALYCDAPMALRRRAARTVLDILFHRLVTWLAPILPFTMEDVWLSRFPSKTDSVHLHDFPVTPTAWLNETLAGKWDAIRRTRRVVTAALEIKRTDKVIGASLEASPIVHVEDAEVLRALKSVEFADICITSGIGLTSDPAPAEAFRLADVPGIGVVFEPAEGEKCQRCWKILPDVGNHRHPGTCARCDEVLGLD; from the coding sequence ATGAGCGATACCACCGCCGCCGTGCCCGACTACCGCGATACCGTATTCCTGCCGCAGACCGATTTCCCGATGCGCGCCGCCCTGCCCCAGCGCGAGCCCGAATGGCTGGCGCGCTGGGAACGCATCGGCATCTACGACCGCCTGCGCGAACGTGCCGAAGGGCGCAGCCCCTTTATCCTGCACGATGGCCCGCCCTATGCGAACGGCAACCTGCACATCGGCCACGCCCTGAACAAGACGATCAAGGACATCATCGTGCGCAGCCACCAGATGATGGGCCGCGATGCGCGCTATGTGCCGGGATGGGATTGTCACGGCCTGCCCATCGAATGGAAGATCGAGGAAAAATACCGCAAGGACGGGCGCGACAAGGATGCCGTCGATGTGGTCGAGTTCCGCCAGGAATGCCGCCGCTTTGCCGCCGAATGGGTGGATATCCAGCGGCAGGAATTCAAGCGGCTGGGCGTGACCGGCAAATGGGACGCCCCCTATCTGACCATGGATTACCATGCCGAGGCGGTGATCGCGGCCGAGTTCATGAAGCTGCTGATGAACGGGGCACTTTACCAGGGCTCGAAGCCGGTGATGTGGTCACCGGTCGAAAAGACCGCCCTGGCCGAGGCCGAGGTCGAATATCACGACCACACCAGCCACACGATCTGGGTGCGCTTCCGGCCGCTGTCGGGGCTTGACGGGGCATCGGTGGTGATCTGGACCACCACCCCCTGGACCATCCCGCAAAACCGGGCCGTCGCCTACAATCCTCAGATCGCCTACAGCATCTATCGCGTCATCGAGCTGGCCGAGGGGGCGACCGCCCGCGCCGACGAGCTGCTGGTTCTGGCCGATGCGCTGGCGGAATCGGTGATGGGCGCGGCCAAGGTCACCCGGTTCGAGCGTCTGCGCCCGGTCCCCGCCGACGAACTGGCGGGCCTGGTCCTGGCCCACCCCCTGCGCGGGGTCGAGGGTGCGGCCGGCGAATGGGATTACGACGTTCCGATGCTGCCCGGCGATCACGTCACCGAAGACGCCGGCACCGGCTTTGTCCATACCGCGCCCAGCCATGGCGACGACGATTATCAGCTGGGGCTGAAATTCGGTCTGCCCATGACCTACAATGTCGAGCCGGACGGCAGCTATCGCGCCGACCTGCCGCTGTTCGGGGGTCAGGCGATCATCGGCCCCGATGGCAAGGAAGGCCCGGCAAACGTCAGCGTCATCAAGCAGCTGGCCTATGCCGGCGCCTTGCTGGCCAAGGGCAAGATCAAGCACAGCTATCCCCACAGCTGGCGTTCCAAGGCGCCGCTGATCTACCGCAATACCCCGCAGTGGTTCGCCTCGATCGACAAACCGCTGAACGACGGGATGGGACAGTATGGCGATTCGATCCGCAGTCGCGCGCTGAACAGCATCGACAAGCTGGTCAAATGGTGGCCGCAATCCGGGCGCAACCGCATCCATGCGATGGTGGAAAACCGACCCGACTGGGTGCTGTCGCGCCAGCGCGCCTGGGGTGTGCCGCTGACCTGCTTTGTCAAGCGCGGCACCAGACCGGGCGACGCGGATTTCCTGCTGCGCGATCAACGCGTCAACGACCGCATCATCGCCGCCTTCGAGGCAGAGGGCGCCGATGTCTGGTATCGCGACGGCTTCAAGGCACAGGTGCTGGACGGCATCGCCGATCCCGACGCCTATGACCAGGTGATGGACGTGCTGGATGTGTGGTTCGATTCCGGCTCGACCCACGCCTTCGTGCTGCGTGACCGGGCCGACGGCGCACCCGACGGCATTGCCGACCTGTATCTGGAAGGCACCGACCAGCACCGGGGCTGGTTCCAGTCCTCGCTGCTGCAGGGCTGCGCGACCAAGGGCCGGGCGCCCTATCGCAATGTGGTGACGCATGGCTTCACCCTGGACGAAAAGGGCATGAAGATGTCCAAGTCGCTGGGCAACACCATCGTCCCGGCGCAAGTGATCGAACAATACGGCGCCGACATCCTGCGGCTGTGGGTGGCGCAGACCGACTATACCGCCGACCAGCGCATCGGGCCCGAAATCCTGAAAGGCACCGCCGACAGCTATCGCCGCCTGCGCAACACGCTGCGCTTCATCCTGGGCAACCTCGCCGGGTTTGCCGAAAGCGAGCGGGTCGAGCCGGCGCAGATGCCGGAACTGGAACAGTGGGTGCTGCACCGTCTGGCGCAGATCGACCAGCAGTTGCGTGCGGGCTATGCCGGTTTCGATTTCCAGGGCGTGTTCCAGACCGTGTTCCAGTTCGCCACCGTGGATCTGTCGGCCTTTTACTTCGACATCCGCAAGGACGCGCTTTACTGCGATGCGCCGATGGCGTTGCGGCGACGGGCGGCGCGCACGGTGCTGGACATCCTGTTCCACCGCCTGGTCACCTGGCTGGCGCCGATCCTGCCCTTTACCATGGAGGACGTGTGGCTGAGCCGGTTCCCCTCCAAGACCGACTCGGTGCATCTGCACGATTTTCCGGTGACGCCGACGGCCTGGCTGAACGAAACGCTGGCCGGCAAGTGGGATGCCATCCGCCGCACCCGTCGCGTGGTCACGGCGGCGCTGGAAATCAAGCGCACCGACAAGGTGATCGGCGCCAGCCTGGAGGCAAGCCCCATCGTCCATGTCGAGGATGCCGAGGTGCTGCGCGCGCTGAAATCGGTCGAGTTCGCCGATATCTGCATCACCTCGGGAATCGGGCTGACCTCTGATCCCGCCCCGGCCGAAGCGTTCCGACTGGCCGATGTGCCCGGCATCGGCGTGGTCTTTGAACCTGCCGAGGGCGAGAAATGCCAGCGCTGCTGGAAGATCCTGCCCGATGTCGGCAACCACCGCCACCCCGGCACCTGTGCGCGCTGCGATGAGGTGCTGGGCCTGGACTGA
- the miaB gene encoding tRNA (N6-isopentenyl adenosine(37)-C2)-methylthiotransferase MiaB encodes MTDQASTTASATKKLFIKTYGCQMNVYDSQRMAEAMGAEGYVLTENQAEADMVLLNTCHIREKAAEKLYSDLGRLKPLKAEKPDLKIGVAGCVAQAEGEEIQRRMPLVDLVVGPQAYHRLPAMVRAGKGVDTEFPAEDKFEHLPKPAATRRAPAAFLTVQEGCDKFCAFCVVPYTRGAEVSRPVDRILAEARDLVARGVREITLLGQNVNGWHGLGPQGSEWGFGRLIRAIAEIDGLDRIRYTTSHPNDMADDLIEAHRDEAKLMPYLHLPVQSGSDRILKAMNRRHTVAQYLRLIDRIRDARPDIMLTSDFIVGFPGETDQDHRDTLALIRQVNFGTAFSFKYSPRPGTPAYDRPEIDGAVADARLQELQALLSSQQKAAQAAMVGRELGVLFEKPGRNPGQMVGKSDYLHAVFVDAPDHRPGDLVRVRITHSAPNSLAGELVA; translated from the coding sequence ATGACCGATCAAGCCAGCACCACCGCTTCGGCGACCAAAAAGCTCTTCATCAAGACCTATGGCTGTCAGATGAACGTCTATGACAGCCAGCGCATGGCCGAGGCCATGGGCGCCGAGGGCTATGTGCTGACCGAAAACCAGGCGGAGGCGGACATGGTGTTGCTGAACACCTGTCACATCCGCGAGAAGGCGGCTGAAAAGCTGTATTCCGACCTGGGTAGGCTGAAGCCGCTCAAGGCCGAAAAGCCGGATCTGAAGATCGGCGTGGCGGGTTGTGTCGCGCAGGCCGAGGGCGAGGAGATTCAGCGCCGGATGCCGCTGGTCGATCTGGTGGTCGGGCCGCAGGCCTATCACCGGCTTCCCGCCATGGTGCGGGCAGGCAAGGGGGTCGATACCGAATTCCCGGCCGAGGACAAGTTCGAGCATCTGCCGAAACCCGCTGCAACCCGTCGCGCCCCGGCTGCCTTCCTGACCGTGCAAGAGGGTTGCGACAAGTTCTGCGCCTTTTGCGTCGTCCCCTATACCCGGGGGGCCGAGGTCAGCCGCCCCGTCGATCGCATCCTGGCCGAGGCCCGCGATCTGGTCGCGCGCGGCGTGCGCGAAATCACCCTGCTGGGACAGAATGTGAACGGCTGGCACGGGCTGGGGCCGCAGGGCAGCGAGTGGGGCTTTGGCCGGCTGATCCGGGCGATTGCGGAAATCGACGGGCTGGACCGTATTCGCTACACCACCAGCCATCCCAACGACATGGCCGACGACCTGATCGAGGCGCATCGCGACGAGGCCAAGCTGATGCCCTATCTGCACCTGCCGGTGCAATCGGGCAGCGATCGCATCCTGAAGGCGATGAACCGGCGCCATACGGTCGCGCAATACCTGCGGCTGATCGACCGCATCCGCGACGCGCGGCCCGACATCATGCTGACCAGCGATTTCATAGTCGGCTTTCCGGGCGAAACCGATCAGGACCATCGCGACACGCTGGCGCTGATCCGGCAGGTGAATTTTGGCACTGCCTTCAGCTTCAAGTATTCGCCGCGTCCCGGCACGCCGGCCTATGACCGCCCTGAAATCGACGGCGCGGTGGCCGACGCAAGGTTGCAGGAATTGCAGGCCTTGCTGAGCAGCCAGCAAAAGGCGGCGCAGGCGGCAATGGTGGGTCGCGAACTGGGCGTGCTGTTTGAAAAGCCCGGCCGCAATCCGGGGCAGATGGTGGGCAAGTCCGATTACCTGCACGCCGTGTTCGTGGATGCGCCCGACCATCGGCCGGGCGATCTGGTGCGCGTGCGCATCACCCACAGCGCCCCCAATTCGCTTGCGGGGGAACTGGTCGCCTAG
- a CDS encoding aminotransferase, which translates to MNQPQSWEARAEEYSLYGFTDMPSVHRRGTVVVTHGEGPYIVDVNGRRYLDANSGLWNMVAGFDHRGLIEAAKAQYERFPGYHAFFGRMSDQTVMLSEKLVEVSPFASGRVFYTNSGSEANDTMVKMLWFLHAAEGNPQRRKILTRWNAYHGVTAVSASMTGKPYNSVFGLPLPGFIHLTCPHYWRYGEAGETEQQFVARLARELEDTIQREGPDTIAGFFAEPVMGAGGVIPPAQGYFQAIQPILRKYGIPLISDEVICGFGRTGNTWGCVTYDFMPDAIISSKNLTAGFFPMGAVILGPELASRVQSAVEAIEEFPHGFTASGHPVGCAIALKAIDVVMNEGLAENVRRLAPRFEAGLQQLASKPNIGEYRGIGFMWALEAVKDKATKTPFDGNLSVSERIANTCTDLGLICRPLGQSVVLCPPFILTEAQMDEMFDKLNTALDKVFAEVA; encoded by the coding sequence ATGAACCAACCGCAAAGCTGGGAAGCCCGCGCCGAGGAATATTCGCTGTATGGTTTCACCGACATGCCCTCGGTGCATCGGCGCGGCACCGTGGTCGTGACCCATGGCGAAGGCCCCTATATCGTCGATGTGAACGGCCGGCGCTATCTGGATGCCAATTCCGGCCTGTGGAACATGGTCGCCGGCTTTGACCATCGCGGGCTGATCGAGGCCGCCAAGGCGCAATACGAGCGCTTTCCCGGCTATCACGCCTTTTTCGGCCGCATGTCCGACCAGACGGTGATGCTGTCGGAAAAGCTGGTCGAGGTGTCGCCCTTTGCCAGCGGCCGGGTGTTCTATACCAACTCGGGCTCCGAGGCCAACGACACCATGGTCAAGATGCTGTGGTTCCTGCACGCCGCCGAAGGCAACCCGCAGCGGCGCAAGATCCTGACGCGCTGGAACGCCTATCACGGCGTGACCGCGGTGTCGGCCAGTATGACGGGCAAGCCCTACAACTCGGTTTTCGGCCTGCCGCTGCCCGGCTTCATCCATCTGACCTGCCCCCATTACTGGCGCTATGGCGAAGCGGGCGAAACCGAACAGCAGTTCGTCGCCCGCCTCGCGCGCGAACTCGAGGACACCATCCAGCGCGAAGGCCCCGACACCATTGCCGGATTCTTTGCCGAACCGGTGATGGGTGCGGGCGGGGTGATTCCGCCGGCGCAAGGCTATTTCCAGGCCATCCAGCCCATCCTGCGCAAATACGGCATTCCGCTGATTTCGGACGAGGTGATCTGCGGCTTTGGCCGCACCGGCAACACCTGGGGCTGCGTGACCTATGATTTCATGCCCGATGCCATCATTTCCTCCAAGAACCTGACCGCGGGCTTCTTTCCGATGGGGGCGGTCATCCTGGGGCCCGAACTGGCATCGCGCGTGCAATCTGCGGTCGAGGCGATCGAGGAATTCCCGCATGGCTTCACCGCCTCGGGCCATCCGGTCGGCTGCGCCATCGCGCTGAAGGCCATCGACGTGGTGATGAACGAAGGCCTGGCCGAAAACGTGCGCCGCCTGGCACCCCGGTTCGAGGCCGGCCTGCAGCAGTTGGCCAGCAAGCCCAACATTGGCGAATATCGCGGCATCGGCTTCATGTGGGCCCTTGAGGCGGTCAAGGACAAGGCGACCAAGACCCCCTTCGACGGCAACCTGTCGGTCAGCGAACGCATCGCCAACACCTGCACCGACCTGGGGCTGATCTGTCGGCCGCTTGGCCAGTCGGTGGTGCTGTGCCCGCCCTTCATCCTGACCGAGGCGCAGATGGACGAAATGTTCGACAAGCTGAACACCGCGCTGGACAAGGTGTTTGCCGAAGTCGCCTGA
- a CDS encoding DUF3572 domain-containing protein, with protein MTPREAAGIADSGFGHIAGNPELIGAFLAQSGCDVAGLRQMAARPEFAVFVLDFLLEQDQRVLDFAAATGLAPQRVQMARAVLGGDAPW; from the coding sequence ATGACCCCGCGCGAGGCAGCCGGGATCGCCGACAGCGGCTTTGGCCATATTGCGGGAAATCCCGAACTGATCGGGGCGTTTCTGGCGCAATCTGGCTGCGATGTCGCGGGGTTGCGACAGATGGCGGCGCGGCCCGAATTCGCGGTCTTTGTGCTGGATTTCCTGCTGGAGCAGGATCAACGGGTGCTGGATTTTGCGGCGGCTACGGGCCTGGCGCCGCAGCGGGTGCAGATGGCGCGCGCGGTTCTGGGTGGCGACGCCCCCTGGTAG